The Juglans regia cultivar Chandler chromosome 6, Walnut 2.0, whole genome shotgun sequence genome contains the following window.
GAATCCTTTAAATTCAGATAAAAGAAAACGGAAAATCGGATTCGGCCTTGTTCCTATAACCAGATCCAGAAGAGTATGGCAGGTCAAAAGGAAGTTTGAGTTATTTGAAGTGGGTTCTACGTCGGGTATCGGCGTAGAGACATCTGTAATAGAATGCCATTCGCCTTAGGTGACTTTTGTACCCGAAGAAACAATGGCTCCCTCGtcggagttgaaggaaaatgatgtCATACCATTGGTGAAGGGACTCGCTGAAGTTGCACATAATGGGTCaccagaggtgaagggacttgaTGTCATACCATTGGAGATAACCAATGGAGTTGCTGAGGAGGTACGGGATTTGAATATGGATTTGGCATTGGTGCCTTGCCTAGAGTCGGGAGTGCAGTTGGATATTGTGGCTCCcttggtctctcttcctccaatagcagATTGGATTCtacctaaagttaacgagattcagcagtttgttgaaatttcacatggaggatgtgaaaaccaatttaaagaattaattacTGCGATCGAGGCAAGCATctcgcttgaaaccaaatcaagtttcaagaaaagcatgGAGTTACAGCGTCTCTTTTCGACAATCAACTACGATgttaagggtggtagctcaactagagggaagtctaaagggagggcattgtgaagacgggaaacaaggggttggggtggGGTTTTTGGGCAGAGTTTTTAATTCTACgagaaacaaggggttgggcttgggcttggtgtattttgggttgtttttcacgggctttttgggttattaggggttttctattatgggcaaggtgttctcttgtatacatcagtgtacttggttactcattttgacatatatatatgtataatatttttacttatcaaaaaaaaaaaaaaaagttttggttttttagtttttgtggtgatttattttaaaatcagaGATGATATCAGACTCTCATTACCTCCTTGATAGACCTAGTGTATCTCCATATGCTTCTTTTATGATGGTATCACGAACAATAAAATCAAAGATATATTGATGATACCCAGTGTTTTTTTAGTGGTGTTCTTTCTCAATATTGCAAGTTATGAACAGTCTTGCTGAAGCAATTTATGAAATGTGTGAAAGAAAAGGTAGATAAAAGTATCTTTGATATAATTGACTGATGTGCTCTCTTACTTACCAAAGCATTATAATTGATGGGCTCTCGTTCAGTAGAAAGAAGGAACAGAATTGTAAGTTAAGGAGCATATCCAATTTGCAATGCCCTTACTATGTTTTCATGAAGCTACtttatgagtttaatcaatATGATACCTCTCAGGCCTGAATCTCTGATTCTGAACTGTAGAATGGGATAGGGATCTCAAATTAAATGGTGAAGAAACGTATATATAATCCAAAGCAttccaataattttttgttaagtaAGCCCAGAACTAACAATCCACAAAGTGCATAGAAAGGGACTCGGATGGTACTTGCATTCTCCTttagtttttttcccttttgaacTCTGTTACTGCATGTGAAGGAGATTGCCCGTGATGTATTATAACATGGCCTGTTATTTTTGGCCCTCTTCTCTTAACATATTATGTGTACTCCATTAATATCCCTGGCAtggatttatatattaaatatagatTAGTCTTCATCTTTTAGTATTTGGGGCAAGGAAATGGCGAACATTTTTTCTAAACGATTTCCATATAACCTTGTACttatttcttttacatttttaattttctttttgtgctgGGGAAACAGATTCATAATCCAAATCTGTCTTTAtagttcttcatttttttcctgaTTGGTGGGAGCCTTTTGAATTGATAACAATAGTTTGGGAATGTGATGCCTTTGCAGAGTCAAACTTTTTAAGAATGTCAAACATTTTAATAATCGAACTTGCATCTAGATGCATGTGACCACGGGACTTTGATCTATAGGTATATGCTTAATACACACTTTTGGGTGGTGTTTGTAACTTGTGTTTGGATCTGACCTCTGCATATGTACTGAACTCTATTGTTACCcttgtaatattataatttatatgggCAAATtggattgtattttttttctcttttatgtttttatttttctttttgtgctgTTAATTTCTTAAGCTAAAAATATGCTTTTTTGGTCTTCTTCTGAACCTCAACAAATCACTTCTATTAGGTGGCTGCAAATATTATAATTGGGCTCTTTATTAGCTTTGCAAATTTGACCGCACACCTACTTGAGCTGCTAGACGGGATGGATTAAAATGTAacaataaaatctcatatcCTTGGGTGTACAGCTCACTTTAGCCCCAGCTACCTGAtgctttttttttccagttcagTAGCTCATTCTTTTTGGTTATAGTATATATGTTCTCATCTGTCTGTTCGTTCCTATTCCCGTAGGTCATGGTGGAAGTGATGGGCTGCATGCATATGTTCATTCGCTTGATGACGCTATTACAGATATGGTATGTTATGAGGTTCATTTACAAGGGGGGCTGATGAGAATATAGTCAAAATAATCAACATAAATCTTTGGTTATTAATTCTTTCCTAGCATATAGGCATGGACAGGGGCATTGTGTTCAACTTAATTGCTAGCAAAAATAAACTGTTTTGCTTTTAACGATGTGCATCTGCAACTCTTAATATCTGTACAGAAGTCATTCATCAGGAAGATTTTAGCAGAGAATCCTGGGCTTCCATGTTTTTGCTTTGGACATTCAACAGGTGCAGCAATTGTTCTGAAGGTAAAGTTTGGTTGTAGGATATGATACTTGCAATGTGCAACTTATCCACCGATTGATAATGAAACTTCAATCTCTTTACGGACCCAATAGACCTGGAATTTATGTTAGGTTTGTATTTGTTTCGTGTAATTTTAGGCAATGCATGACCCAAAGGTGGAAGCCCGTGTATCTGGTGCAGTACTGACATCACCTGCAGTTGGAGTTGAGCCATCCCATCCCATTTTTGCGGTGAGAATATTCTTGTAGTGATATTCTATTGTATCTGATTGCCAACTGCTCACGGGTTGAGATACCTTTATCGAGTACCACTttgttgaatttaaaaatacaccCCGTAAAAGTGGCATATTGATCAGTTAGTAGAATCttccttatcatattttttctttatggcAGGTACTGGCCCcaattttgtcatttttgttgcCAAAATATCAACTTCGTGCTGCTATTAAGAAGGGAACACCAGTTTCTCGGGACCCAAATGCCCTAATAGCCAAGTATTCAGATCCACTAGTGTATACTGGATCCATCAGGGTAAGGACTGGTTATGAGATTCTCCAAATGACCTCCTACTTGCAGCAGAATCTGAGCAAATTGAGAGTGCCTTTTTTAGTTCTCCATGGCACTGCTGACACTGTAACTGACCCAGAAGCTTCTCAGAAACTGTATGAAGAAGCTTCTTCGGCTGACAAAGCCATCAAATTGTATGAGGGATGCTTACATGATCTCCTTTTTGAACTGGAACGAGAGGCTATTGTGGAAGACATAATTGAATGGTTGAATTTTAGGGTTTGATGGCAGATGGTGCAGTAAGAGAGAGTATTGAGAAGTTCTCGAACTAGAACTTCTTATCTAGTGACCATTTCTATGGAACCTTGGAAAAGGCTTTCCaatgaaaaaaaggagaaaaaagggGTAGCTGATTAAAACACTAAGGCAAGCCTTATGTTGAGAATCTGACCctgtttcatttttcttacacaACCTGTAAAACTAGTGACtgaagaaagaggaggattgCTTGGTTTGGAGCATTTGCCTTTGTAATGAATACATGTAAATGATTTAAGTATTTGAACTtcgaaaacaataaaattacttGTTTTAATGCTATTCGATTTTCATCCCACTGTTGAATTTTCATCACTCTTGGATTATTTCTTgcatgttttttaattaaaaaaaaaaattcaaaagttgaTAGGCAACGGcacctaattaatatttttttggagaTTCATATGTCAACCTTTCAAATCTAAACCATGTTATCCCGGTATCTTGGCATTGTGAGATGagtaaatctattcatcatttcatgatgtggcattagatgataggttcacaaataaaatataataagtagtctctaatcatctaataccacatcatgagatgatgagaggataatgATAattaggatgatgagtagcactACTAGTTGGATATAGTTTTGAAGTTACCCTTAAGTTTGGTTATAAGTTTCTTTTGCACACAATTTTCCTACtatttcaccttttcttttaatGGTGGTGCATGGAGTTGAAATTGacctatttatttttgtttcaagttGTAATCCCACCGTATGTTTTGCAACACAGTTCCTTGGGAAGAAAAACCAATACCAAATGGCCGTGGGATCTCTTTTTCAAggagggaaaaacaaaacaaaacaaaacaaaaaaacatccTTATTGGAAGCAGAGCTTAAGAACATATAGGTGCAGTTCTCTAGAATGATGCCAGAAATAAGCCTAGCACATAGTTTTTCTTAAGGACAAAAAGGATAGGAGGGGGTAACCGGAGGTGGTTTCTCTATCTGAGCATGACCACACCCTATCCACTTAGAATTTTGCACAGAGATGCTATACAGGCCAGATAACCAACAACAATCAACATCCATGCCATCTAGCATAGATGTAATGCACAACTTCTACAACCAAACAACAGGAGTTAACCAACAACAATTTGCAGTTCACTACAATCCATAGCTCGCATTGGCATTTTAGCAACAATGCCTACAAAATTCTGAATGACCTCCATGCCGTTTTGAGGTTGTTTGTGCTGTTTTGTGCACATAGGAGTTGAGAAGAGTTGTGAAAATTCTTTGCAAAACATTTTATCATCAAGCCAAAGCTATCCTGGATGTGacattttattctattagttCCATCGTCATAACTGATCGACATCATAAAGCAACTGGGTGTTATTCTTTggaatttttaaacaaaaatttaaataaatgttCTCTTAATCAATTTACACCAAAATAGTGGGTTCTTGTGGCGTGTACCTTACACGCTATAATGAATGGTCTCAAGCAGTTGTGGGTGGGGAAATTAATGTTGATGGTAACTGTAATGGTCCTCGAGCATGGACAACCATTTCCGTCTCATCTTCTAGGATGTATACATTGGAGCCAATCAGCAGTATTAGGGGTGATAAGTCATGTGGCGTTCTTctttttgactcattttataTTCCTctttatttcatattgttctgaatttgcctttcctttttccTTGCTGCATACCAAAACCTTCATTGTTGAAGTGATTATTCCTTTCTTTACATTTTCATGCTTTCCTTTTATTCTGAAGTAAAGCAGAATAAAAGGATGCAACAAATCGGTGAAATTGCTCGGAAGTAAAGCATGAGCCAACCACAATGTATCAGCAGATCAATGTTGGTTTGGTCATTCATTTAGGCTGTTGGACATCACTAGATGAGGCTGTTGTCCATTAAACCACATATTGCTGCAATTAAATAGCCTGAATAGATACCTCACCCAAAAGCTAATTATCAGCGCCTGCTATTTCATTCCAAATTCCTCCTGTTGCATCAGTGTTGAGTCAAGCAATTTTGTATCATAATTAAGAGATCTGATCAAGTCAGTGAGAATTGTGGAATGCTAGCAGTTGAGAACcacatgtaattttatttttactgttCTACAATGTTGCCTTTGGCTTCCATTAGAATAGTCTAAAATTTATCCATATCACTCAATAATCTCAGTGCCAGTTACATTTgtatcaaaagaagaaagaaaaaagtagacATGCATAATTCATTCGTCACCAATAGCCTCTGCACGAGCAGGATCCATTCCTAAAATGATGGAATCGACTCGCATctctcaaaataatttcattgtcaaTGATCTTGGATATATAGGTAATGGCAGTGTGGCAATCACCACAGACCCGCAAGTTCTTGGTGATTCGGATCGGTGCTCCCTCTGGTGATGTTAGGATGCCATAGGCAAGCGCCAACTTCTCACTGTGTTCAAAAAGAAGGTCACCCTTCTCCTCATCGTCAACATCATGAAGAGCATAGCTCGTCTCAGGAATATACCCCATGGCTTTGATGCGTTGAATTAGGTCAGCAAGGATCTCATATATTTGTTGAGACAGTGGATGAGACCTGTCTCCCACAAAGAATGTTGCAGTGCCTTTCTTTCCTTGGACCCAACTGCAGCCAGGCCTCTTTCTGATCCCTGTATGTTTCATCAGAGATCTGATTCTGGCCACATCTTTCCAACGCCTGGCATTGGCATATATGTTCGAAAGTAAAGTATATGACCCATCATTCTCAGATTCCAATTCTGACAATCGCTTTGCAGCATATTCCCCAAGTTTAACATTTGAATGGGTCCTGCAAGCACTAAGCAATGCCACCCACACTATCGGGGTCGGTTCCATAGGCATGCCTTCAATGAGTCTCAAGGCTTCATCCAAGCGACCGGCACGACCCAAGAGGTCAACCATGCAAGCATAATGTTCCACTCCAGGAACAACCGCAAATTCTTCCCTCATGTCATTGAAGTATTGGATACCCTTCTCAACCATCCCAGTATGGCTGCAAGCATAAAGAGCAACAACCAATGTCACACCATCAGGCACCCACCCTGCTCTCCTCATCTCATCAAAAACCTGGAGAGCTTCTTCTCCACGACCATGCATGCCATAACCTGTCATTAGAGATGTCCAAGAGACATCATTCCTCCGCCTCATGTTATCAAACAAAACTCGAGCAGCATCAATGTCTCCAGATTTGGAATACATATCTATGAGACAATTAGCTACAAACACCATCGCAGAATCATACTGATTACGGAACACATGAGCATGAATTTCTTTACCACATCTAAGAGCACCCAAACGAGAACAAGCCATCAGAGCACAAGATAGAGTAAAAGCGTTTGGCTTTAGGAAATTCTTAGGTCCAAGCATCTTGGAGAAAAGCTCCAGGGCATCATTGGCTTCCCCATGCTGTGCATAACCACCAATCATGACAGTCCAGGTTACCACATTCCTACTCCTTGGTGCCATCGAGTCAAACATCATTCGTGCTACTTTTGTACTTTTGCACTTACCATACATGTCAATGAGACCATTAATTACCATTAGATCATCCCCAGAATCACCTCCCTCCAAATTCAGAATACATTTTATCGCATAACAATGGGTCTCTTTTCCATGAAAGAGTGCTCCCACAGAAGCACAACCAGAAAGAAGAGACATAAGAGTAACAACATTCGGCTCTAAACCACAAGCTCGCATTTGTCGAAACACGCCCAATGCTTCATAACCATGGCCCCTCTGAGCATACCCAGCAATCACCGCACTCCATGTTACGACATTCAACTTGATCTTCTCCTCCCGCATCTTCTCAAACAGAGCAAGAGCATCCTCAAATCTACCAATCTGAGAGTACCCAGTTACCATAGCATTCCAAGAGACAACATCCTTAACCACCATCCGCTCAAAAACCTTGTTTGCTTCATCCATCATCTGACACTTGGCATACATGTCCACGATAGCATTACCCACGAAAACATCCTCCACTAACCCACACCGAACTGCAAAACCATGAACCTCCTTACCCTGAGACCACGCGCCCAATGAAGCACATGCTGGAAGAGTATTTACAATACTAACAGCATCCGGACAGATTCTAGTATCTGCAGTCATTCTACCAAAGATTTTTAGTGCATTGTTTGCGTCACCGCTTTGTACATAAGCAGCCACAATCGAATTCCACGAAACCACATCACCTATCCCTCTTTGGCATAAATCTTCAAACACCCGACGTGCCCCATCCAATACACCACACCTTCCATACATTGCCACCACCGCATTACAAATAAACACATTGGAGTCAAACCCATTTGCAAACACAACGGCATGGACCGAAGCGCCTCGACGATATGACGGAAGCTCACCGCAAGCTTTAAGAACAAAAGGGAAAGTGTAGTGGTCTGGTCTCCACCCAAGTCTCTGCATTTTTCTATACAAACCCAGCACGTCCTCAAGAAACCCGAGATGCACGGCATGCCTTATCAGGGCGTTCCACCAAAACACGGTGGAGTACGTTGGAACAAGGCGTTCGAGCACCAAAATTGCTTGCCCTGGAGCTTTGCAGGCTATGTAGGTGCCCATGAGGCTGGTGGCCATGTTTGTGAGGCCCTGGACCAAGATTTGCTGATGGAGGAGCTTGGCTTGTATTAAGGTCTTgcattgtttaaaaaatgtggcTGTGATGAGAGGAATTGTGGGTGTTCTAGTAGTAGTACAGAAGAAGCAGGTGGTGAAGGGATTGAATGGAAGAAGCGGCTTTGGTTTTACATGAAGGAAGAAAGCGAGGAGCATGCTATGCTAGGGGAGCGGGGTAATGGCGGGAGACTTCAGAATGAGAGATGGTAGTTTTTCTCAGTTTTTTGCAAATGAGGTTTTGTTGGTTTTTAAGGAATTTAGGAGAAAAGTTTGTGGTTTCATGTCACGGCCCCTGCCGGCGGAGAGACGTGAGAGATAAGAGAGAAAATCAGAGACGGAAACGgacacggagagagagagagagagagagagagag
Protein-coding sequences here:
- the LOC109021281 gene encoding pentatricopeptide repeat-containing protein At5g16860, translated to MLLAFFLHVKPKPLLPFNPFTTCFFCTTTRTPTIPLITATFFKQCKTLIQAKLLHQQILVQGLTNMATSLMGTYIACKAPGQAILVLERLVPTYSTVFWWNALIRHAVHLGFLEDVLGLYRKMQRLGWRPDHYTFPFVLKACGELPSYRRGASVHAVVFANGFDSNVFICNAVVAMYGRCGVLDGARRVFEDLCQRGIGDVVSWNSIVAAYVQSGDANNALKIFGRMTADTRICPDAVSIVNTLPACASLGAWSQGKEVHGFAVRCGLVEDVFVGNAIVDMYAKCQMMDEANKVFERMVVKDVVSWNAMVTGYSQIGRFEDALALFEKMREEKIKLNVVTWSAVIAGYAQRGHGYEALGVFRQMRACGLEPNVVTLMSLLSGCASVGALFHGKETHCYAIKCILNLEGGDSGDDLMVINGLIDMYGKCKSTKVARMMFDSMAPRSRNVVTWTVMIGGYAQHGEANDALELFSKMLGPKNFLKPNAFTLSCALMACSRLGALRCGKEIHAHVFRNQYDSAMVFVANCLIDMYSKSGDIDAARVLFDNMRRRNDVSWTSLMTGYGMHGRGEEALQVFDEMRRAGWVPDGVTLVVALYACSHTGMVEKGIQYFNDMREEFAVVPGVEHYACMVDLLGRAGRLDEALRLIEGMPMEPTPIVWVALLSACRTHSNVKLGEYAAKRLSELESENDGSYTLLSNIYANARRWKDVARIRSLMKHTGIRKRPGCSWVQGKKGTATFFVGDRSHPLSQQIYEILADLIQRIKAMGYIPETSYALHDVDDEEKGDLLFEHSEKLALAYGILTSPEGAPIRITKNLRVCGDCHTAITYISKIIDNEIILRDASRFHHFRNGSCSCRGYW